A window from Chitinophaga filiformis encodes these proteins:
- a CDS encoding ThuA domain-containing protein, with translation MSKIHVRETMLSSRTEEHHNLASNKAGISMVPFRMGPCFIVALLLALVTGTDSYAASFKKMPRLLVFSKTAGFRHDCIPVAKLAMIKLGQENGFAVDTTEDASVFNDKDLKRYAAVLFLNTTGNVLNDEQQAAMEKYIHNGGGYMGIHAATDTEYDWPWYNKLAGAWFTSHPKQQQATLLVVDRNNDATRHLQEKWSRWDEWYNFKDLNPDVHVLIKIDESSYEGGKNGDNHPMSWYHDFEGGRAFYTELGHTKESYADPVYLQHVMGGLRYAMNLKAGK, from the coding sequence ATGAGCAAGATCCACGTAAGAGAAACAATGCTTTCGTCCCGTACGGAAGAACATCATAACCTCGCTTCTAATAAAGCAGGTATAAGCATGGTCCCCTTCAGGATGGGACCATGCTTTATTGTTGCCCTCCTGCTGGCACTGGTTACCGGTACAGACAGCTATGCAGCATCCTTCAAAAAAATGCCCCGTTTACTGGTATTTTCCAAAACTGCCGGCTTCCGGCATGACTGTATCCCTGTTGCCAAACTGGCCATGATCAAACTGGGTCAGGAAAACGGTTTCGCTGTAGATACAACCGAAGATGCCAGCGTGTTCAATGATAAAGATCTGAAGCGCTATGCTGCAGTATTGTTCCTCAATACAACCGGCAATGTGCTGAACGATGAGCAGCAGGCGGCAATGGAGAAATACATTCATAACGGTGGCGGATACATGGGCATCCATGCTGCTACCGATACAGAATATGATTGGCCCTGGTACAATAAGCTGGCCGGTGCATGGTTCACCAGCCATCCTAAACAACAGCAGGCTACTTTGCTGGTGGTAGACCGTAACAACGATGCAACCCGCCACCTGCAGGAGAAATGGTCACGCTGGGATGAATGGTATAATTTCAAAGACCTCAACCCGGATGTACATGTACTGATCAAAATTGATGAAAGTTCTTACGAAGGTGGTAAGAATGGAGACAATCACCCGATGAGCTGGTACCACGATTTTGAAGGAGGCCGTGCTTTTTATACGGAACTGGGCCATACTAAAGAGTCCTATGCCGACCCGGTATACCTGCAGCATGTAATGGGTGGCCTTCGCTACGCAATGAATTTAAAAGCTGGAAAATAA